In the Malassezia vespertilionis chromosome 1, complete sequence genome, one interval contains:
- a CDS encoding RNA helicase (EggNog:ENOG503NXS0; COG:S) translates to MGEKEMSSDTLVANTEPAHSVPASNVKTNAADATHTRSSQLRNQPVKRYDGEPLTRTDVQHAVLCYLFADTRRVFTNPRPGPRGAPTETFVVANNEDLERAPEKAPAVLTAGAAALSGTFPTPVWPFGQSHGSARRSNETQDEFEAWKQRRTDFLQWRDANYPASITPTGELPAPHNDAWQHPGSEKLTFKELYIEALINSSKCTKSMREKCVLDEEYAEDFSKVCLLVNVGRINTTLAFYPEMKTILRSYHPVPSLQKSENTRRNMQDAPRMKSLLKAVLLPHERPGPPGGVSTASAAACHANSQDTEEVPADLAEIARRARRAPLPPTSVVTLIFLLTQQTQEVTALHFPQPYDIYSLFFPQSSQPVSAKQRADAFLWLLYHYLEGPVAHPPGTPGCENPFDDAFARESVADARRAWLETSGEPLTDEHPLWRGVANPDYARWKEENEAEGVPDGADAAKRGKKAGADAEVFSDASNAPKMYTHRILVPAFTPITPEAAALEDEDTREEIEWGRQMQEERAAFLVRFQEEEQAKVLAQNGMEAFDVDQNMEDTKSKKRIHPGTQSCYPLANILANAAAAGSHSGALARSPIGFVKRARLSSRQLHKDSRESSVAATESDLPGTEHSSEAKRTSLWHLRLDDARTRGANSMLHDTWSQLQAQGEEYDSDIADFDDPRQVARALRVLRTVREMRNDVEARKEHLAFESYRLADFSVEQHVYALPSHAAQTSTAASAGYKELKARSLLRALALAPETEGVPLCAYVDQGGYVTFVEVLTPPRFTRAYRVANDAPCTLVCLDRTSWLVCDGASIHNVHRAPSGEVERKWIHFIPELKATDPLAWSVLNAAVRDGALHILVQRPFRTTQVAPAHAGLGASGVEGSCGKQSHTLFQVALLHSTPEALHTIWHVVGEEPVRIADLQTTTRLGAETPFADEMPLRPRILRSIDDSPDVPYSWTQTDDTVTVAFALPPTIAKQAICVHFSHKGLSVQLTRTDERATDAGSDKLGIAAVLCTDAFQSRALWGEINVAESVWTWEHTQTRTTGLLLLHMAKAHASTRWPYVFVGGIGDDVAETMDAAQLDTAQQGLEKYTSEVQPPSISSVLRDELEEEDALVGATLSFTYVALDGTVSYTKCEPVTLLAICARSTPNVQRVLIKHGVDGLVFCAPNEPKGAWTHTETVSAIGYVLASKRDAHPIYMICTPHAETTTVLAVESRRGGTLGNTVYMYRASDTNSAYGESCIFALGATEHGSTIPTGTALDVVAIDGTHESLIFLCDAALVVVRVAQLSMY, encoded by the exons ATGGGGGAGAAGGAAATGTCGAGCGACACACTTGTTGCAAATACGGAGCCTGCGCATTCTGTGCCTGCAAGCAATGTAAAAACGAATGCTGCAGATGCGACGCACACACGCTCTTCGCAGTTGCGCAACCAGCCCGTGAAGCGCTACGACGGCGAGCCATTGACTCGCACCGATGTACAGCACGCGGTCCTATGCTACCTGTTTGCCGATACGCGGCGTGTATTTACAAATCCACGCCCTGGGCCACGAGGGGCACCGACAGAGACGTTTGTGGTGGCCAACAACGAGGACTTGGAGCGGGCGCCAGAAAAAGCGCCGGCGGTGCTGaccgccggcgctgccgccctCTCGGGCACGTTCCCGACGCCGGTGTGGCCTTTCGGTCAGTCGCATGGCTCTGCCCGACGGAGTAACGAGACGCAAGATGAATTTGAGGCGTGGAAGCAGCGTCGCACCGACTTTCTGCaatggcgcgacgcgaatTATCCCGCATCGATTACCCCCACCGGGGAGCTCCCAGCGCCACACAACGATGCATGGCAGCATCCTGGCTCGGAAAAGCTCACATTCAAGGAGCTCTATATTGAGGCACTTATAAACAGCAGTAAATGCACCaagagcatgcgcgagaaATGTGTACTAGACGAGGAGTATGCAGAGGACTTTTCCAAAGTCTGCCTGTTGGTCAATGTTGGCCGGATCAACACCACACTGGCATTTTATCCCGAGATGAAGACAATTTTACGCTCTTACCATCCCGTGCCTTCGCTACAGAAATCGGAAAATACGCGCCGGAATATGCAGGATGCACCGCGAATGAAGTCGCTTTTGAAGGCGGTGTTGCTGCCGCACGAACGTCCTGGGCCGCCGGGTGGCGTCTCAACTGCATCAGCTGCCGCATGCCACGCAAACAGTCAAGACACGGAAGAGGTCCCGGCGGACCTCGCCGagattgcgcgccgtgcgcgccgtgcgccgcttccccCGACCTCTGTCGTGACGCTAATATTCCTGCTTACGCAGCAAACACAAGAGGTTACTGCGCTGCACTTTCCCCAGCCTTACGATATTTATTCTCTCTTTTTCCCGCAGTCCAGCCAGCCTGTCTCGGCAAAGCAACGGGCGGATGCGTTCCTCTGGCTTTTGTACCACTACCTTGAAGGACCCGTGGCGCATCCGCCCGGCACACCAGGCTGCGAGAATCCGTTTGACGATGCGTTTGCACGTGAGAGTGTAGCGGATGCACGGCGTGCATGGCTTGAGACGAGCGGGGAGCCGCTCACCGATGAGCATCCGCTTTGGCGTGGCGTTGCAAACCCCGACTATGCGCGGTGGAAGGAGGAGAATGAAGCTGAAGGCGTGCCGGACGGTGCAGATGCCGCCAAACGCGGAAAGAAGGCCGGCGCAGATGCGGAAGTGTTCAGCGATGCATCCAACGCGCCGAAAATGTACACGCACAGGATACTTGTTCCCGCATTTACGCCCATCACACCCGAGGCAGCTGCGCTGGAGGACGAAGACACCCGCGAAGAAATTGAATGGGGCAGGCAGATGCAGGaagagcgtgccgcgtTCCTTGTTCGATTTCaggaggaggagcaggCCAAAGTACTTGCGCAGAATGGCATGGAGGCTTTTGATGTAGACCAGAATATGGAGGATACCAAGTCCAAGAAACGCATCCACCCCGGTACACAAAGCTGCTATCCATTGGCGAATATTCTTGCGAACGCTGCGGCGGCTGGGTCGCATTccggcgcacttgcgcgctcTCCGATTGGTTTTGtgaagcgtgcgcgcctttCGTCGCGTcagctgcacaaggatTCGCGCGAGTCTTCTGTCGCTGCGACAGAGTCCGACTTGCCCGGCACAGAGCACTCGTCGGAGGCAAAGCGCACCTCGCTGTGGCACTTGCGTTTGGACGACGCGCGTACGCGTGGAGCAAATTCCATGCTGCATGATACATGGTCGCAACTTCAAGCGCAAGGAGAAGAATACGATAGCGACATTGCTGACTTCGATGATCCTCGGCAAGTCGCCCGCGCGTTGCGTGTTTTGCGCACCGTGCGAGAAATGCGGAACGATGTGGAGGCA CGCAAGGAGCACCTTGCCTTTGAGTCGTATCGCCTTGCAGATTTTTCTGTAGAACAGCATGTATATGCACTACCGAGtcatgcagcgcaaactAGCACAGCCGCTTCCGCTGGCTACAAGGAGCTCAAAGCGCGGTCGCtactgcgcgcgcttgcgctggcaCCTGAGACAGAAGGCGTCCCGCTCTGCGCGTATGTAGACCAGGGTGGCTACGTGACATTTGTCGAAGTTCTAACGCCTCCGCGGTTTACCAGAGCGTATCGTGTTGCAAACGATGCACCCTGTACGCTAGTATGCCTCGATCGGACGTCTTGGCTTGTATGCGACGGCGCCAGCATACATAAcgtgcatcgcgcaccgaGTGGTGAGGTTGAGCGCAAGTGGATACACTTTATTCCCGAGTTAAAAGCCACTGATCCGCTTGCGTGGTCGGTGCTCAACGCGGCCGTGCGTGACGGTGCACTTCATATCCTTGTCCAGCGTCCGTTCCGTACCACCCAAGttgcgccggcgcacgCAGGGCTAGGCGCTAGTGGTGTGGAAGGTTCCTGTGGTAAGCAGTCCCACACTCTATTTCAAGTCGCGCTTCTGCACTCCACGCCAGAAGCGCTGCATACAATTTGGCACGTCGTGGGCGAGGAACCGGTCCGCATTGCGGATCTGCAAACCACAACGCGTCTTGGCGCTGAGACGCCTTTTGCAGACGAGATGCCATTGCGGCCGCGTATTTTGAGAAGCATTGACGACTCACCCGATGTACCGTACTCCTGGACGCAGACGGACGATACAGTGACTGTAGCCTTTGCTCTTCCCCCCACGATTGCCAAGCAAGCTATTTGCGTCCACTTTTCACACAAAGGACTCAGCGTTCAATTGACGCGCACTGACGAGCGAGCTACGGATGCTGGCAGCGACAAACTCGGTATTGCTGCGGTTTTGTGCACCGACGCATTCCAGTCGCGTGCTCTGTGGGGCGAGATCAATGTAGCAGAGAGTGTGTGGACATGGGAACACACACAAACACGCACCACCGGCCTTTTGCTTTTGCACATGGCCAAGGCCCATGCGTCAACGCGCTGGCCCTACGTGTTTGTCGGCGGCATTGGCGACGACGTGGCGGAGACGatggacgcggcgcagctcgatactgcgcagcaaggacTCGAAAAGTACACAAGCGAGGTGCAGCCGCCGTCGATCTCGAGTGTTTTGCGGGACGAGTTGGAGGAAGAGGATGCACTAGTAGGCGCAACTTTGTCCTTTACgtacgtcgcgctggacggCACTGTATCCTACACGAAATGCGAGCCTGTAACTCTGCTcgcgatttgcgcacgtTCTACTCCAAACGTCCAGCGTGTTCTGATCAAGCATGGCGTGGACGGGCTCGTGTTCTGTGCGCCGAACGAGCCCAAAGGTGCGTGGACGCACACAGAAACCGTTTCTGCAATTGGGTACGTGCTTGCGTCgaagcgcgatgcgcatccTATCTACATGATTTGTACTCCTCATGCGGAAACGACCACTGTGCTTGCCGTGGAgtctcggcgcggcggcacgctcggGAATACAGTGTACATGTACCGAGCCAGCGACACAAACAGTGCGTATGGAGAGAGCTGTATTTTTGCGTTGGGTGCTACAGAGCACGGCAGTACGATTCCCACTGGGACTGCACTGGATGTTGTCGCAATCGATGGAACGCACGAATCTCTTATTTTTTTGTGCGATGCAGCTCTTGTCGTGGTGCGTGTAGCGCAGCTGTCTATGTATTAG
- a CDS encoding uncharacterized protein (COG:L; EggNog:ENOG503P72K), whose protein sequence is MASYAHTVTDPTETIEALEKQVGVLQTLVKDTFDEPLSALLRQCETSDASARAKNSNAPLHGRLGAAKILVSVAYVYLDVIWMYLKISGVDPKTHPAHEELERVHTYFAKLKTAASAEAFDIQGPTARLAKEPAERMIVAAGGAEKRKHMRFDESAEDGQSAPSLKIKKAGKATEKALKSAKAAKKRRSGATH, encoded by the exons ATGGCGTCGTATGCACATACTGTCACGGATCCTACCGAGACAATAGAAGCGCTGGAGAAACAGGTAGGTGTGCTTCAGACACTGGTCAAGGATACTTTTGACGAGCCCTTGAGCGCACTGCTGCGCCAATGCGAGACCAGCGATGCATCTGCACGTGCGAAAAATTCcaacgcgccgctgcatggaCGACTGGGCGCGGCAAAGATACTTGTGAGTGTCGCATACGTGTACTTGGACGTAATATGGA TGTACTTGAAAATCTCGGGGGTCGACCCAAAGACACACCCCGCGCATGAGGAGTTGGAACGCGTGCACACGTATTTCGCCAAGCTGAAGACAGCAGCTTCCGCAGAGGCTTTTGATATACAAG GCCCCACTGCGCGTCTTGCCAAGGAGCCGGCCGAACGGATGATCGTAGctgcgggcggcgcagaaaagCGGAAACATATGCGGTTTGATGAGAGTGCGGAGGATGGCCAGAGTGCACCTTCTCTCAAAATCAAAAAGGCTGGGAAAGCTACAGAAAAAGCTTTGAAATCTGCCAAGGCAGCcaaaaagaggcgcagcggcgcaacgcactAG
- a CDS encoding RNA helicase (COG:A; EggNog:ENOG503NWAW) — MVKKKKSQLKSDPRRGFATTSVPKKEVQKEEVQKIDELAPDQFTSAVPELELEPVTQEADKFDEAASETQALQDVVDQIMPLVDKESQRRLKSIDANQRLAKTLNTVWIGRRYDQIVQKYALAYPMEEAEQTRAPASERAESTIDLLLDPRPTPLLQTLIGTTVLPSSERKTLEMVMITATVLQGLQFTQEQVEAALVHAPSLDVEDAVAWLVTQLPQEQVRQLPLNAQDPTTVLRRLRGNWLDPSIAPMDQTYPPPHSAYTFTRTERGNLRRDLVQEKMVRRTTTDDIPSETLHELVQDTDAFIMEIRQQLDADVPQMNVVEHPVEAHTAARLLQLRIHQEKRRREKITGKAMDDQLMQEVQHEATVQKLDQLHARAQEMMDQSAIQPTFSPKIAMQQFKAATAQFQQENGEREKKRKEARAALRQRREEIVGLENGAMEESDIFGGMLDEQAAPETNDDDRQVTLRAMTAIQGGQSPRTLLADALRAIDPHATFRICALPGGSIKRSFLEVRWDIGDFYNQQRMIVLDLFELTGEGCSTQSLANDMIATVALNCYGRDRQVQRLLPACFRTLWDELEQRRAAEKDKFLRDKIARMQTLLQRRKEAGSLAQEPVRNANFVSAPSKDSETTCVQTASREALLEMHNKLVSSVKYQDMLQERKRLPIYASRQTILDVIANNQVVVLSGETGCGKSTQLPAYLLENALEHGEHCSIYVTEPRRISAISLAERVAEEMGESGSSVGKAKSLLGYSIRLENRVGPNARLVYATTGIVLRMLESNALSNITHVIVDEVHERSIESDFLLIVLKTLLAQRPSLKVILMSATLDAERISEYFGGCPTIAVPGRTFAVDAYYLEDALEMTDYTLDPHSPYVRRNLDRTNRVKVVAADSDSDDEDKRGTSIAEGEKKYSAKTVKTLSILNEYAINYELIAQLISTLSSNPAFKDKMRAVLVFLPGLGEIRQMEKAIWGYPTLGNAIDLHILHSNVPPEKQSLAFKAPPPGTRKIVLATNIAETGITIPDITCVIDTGKHRQMEYDEKRKISKLKEMFIARSNAKQRRGRAGRVQEGICFHLFTKMRNDELFDAQQTPEMLRLSLQELALMLKVMQVKVGNSIEDALSQALDPPQPINVQRAISSLVQVQALTPNEDITPLGRILSRMPLDVHLGKFLLVAAHFRCLDPALSIAAMLNNRSPFMRLPNDKFNQSNTIFRVDDSDFLTMAKVFSMWRQAVRRDHGTRFCSAYHVSQDIMYQIEELRQQYLGYLADAGFVQLEHGVRRSLSRKKGKHGAVQIVDVPLTSNKYGECSQAITLALVITLYPKLASTENAQQRFRTLSNNQEVWIHPSSANFGRSPSTVQHFMLYNSILHSTKPYAWETAFIPDTMVLLAVGDAEYKHTSRSMYLDHTKIRIATPDARSLVTLRILRGRLQRIVTDSYRNPGKTFTPEENWFFCLILQFLGASEEMARTGKNEP; from the coding sequence ATGGTCAAAAAGAAGAAATCGCAGCTGAAATCGGACCCGCGACGTGGCTTCGCAACGACATCCGTGCCCAAGAAAGAGGTGCAGAAAGAAGAAGTGCAGAAGATTGATGAACTTGCACCAGACCAGTTCACCTCGGCTGTGCCAGAGCTTGAACTCGAGCCTGTGACGCAAGAAGCCGACAAATTTGACGAGGCGGCGTCCGAGACGCAGGCACTGCAGGACGTTGTGGATCAAATCATGCCTTTGGTAGATAAGGAGTCTCAACGGCGGCTCAAGTCTATTGATGCAAACCAGCGCCTGGCAAAAACGCTGAATACGGTGTGGATTGGTCGACGGTACGACCAAATTGTGCAGAAATATGCGCTTGCGTACCCCATGGAAGAGGCCGagcaaacgcgcgcgcctgcatccGAGCGCGCAGAAAGTACAATAGACTTGTTGCTCGATCCGCGGCCTACGCCACTACTGCAGACGTTGATCGGCACCACTGTGCTGCCCAGCTCGGAGCGCAAAACACTTGAAATGGTCATGATCACTGCAACTGTCTTACAAGGACTACAGTTCACTCAGGAGCAGGtggaagcggcgcttgtgcatgcaccGAGTCTGGACGTAGAGGATGCGGTGGCCTGGCTTGTTACACAATTACCTCAGGAACAGGTGCGCCAACTCCCTTTGAATGCACAAGACCCCACAACTGTCCTCCGCCGTCTCAGAGGCAATTGGCTGGATCCAAGTATTGCACCGATGGATCAGACATACCCGCCCCCACATTCGGCCTATACCTTTacgcgcacagagcgcggcaaTCTTCGCCGTGATCTTGTCCAGGAAAAGATGGTACGGCGCACGACCACAGACGATATACCTAGCGAAACACTCCATGAGTTGGTTCAGGATACGGATGCATTTATTATGGAAATAAGGCAGCAGCTTGATGCGGACGTCCCGCAAATGAACGTGGTGGAGCACCCTGTCGAAGCACacactgcagcgcggctCCTCCAGCTGCGCATTCACCAagaaaagcggcggcgcgagaAAATCACAGGGAAAGCCATGGATGATCAGCTAATGCAGGAAGTGCAGCATGAAGCTACTGTGCAAAAATTGGACCAACTCcatgcgcgtgcacaagAAATGATGGATCAAAGCGCGATCCAGCCAACCTTTTCCCCAAAAATCGCCATGCAGCAGTTCAAGGCAGCCACGGCGCAATTCCAGCAAGAaaatggcgagcgcgaaaagaaaagaaaagaggcgcgtgctgcactgcgccaaAGGCGCGAAGAAATCGTTGGCTTGGAGAATGGGGCTATGGAAGAAAGCGACATTTTTGGCGGGATGCTGGAcgagcaagctgcgccgGAAACAAACGACGATGACCGCCAAGTGACGCTTCGTGCAATGACGGCGATCCAAGGAGGTCAATcgccacgcacgctgcttgctgacgctttgcgcgcaattGACCCACACGCCACATTTCGGATCTGTGCGCTCCCTGGCGGGAGTATCAAGCGCTCTTTTCTGGAAGTCCGCTGGGATATTGGGGATTTTTACAACCAACAACGCATGATTGTCCTCGACCTTTTTGAGCTCACAGGAGAGGGGTGCAGCACACAGAGTCTAGCAAACGATATGATCGCAACTGTTGCTTTGAATTGCTATGGTCGCGACAGGCAAGTCCAGCGGCTGCTCCCCGCTTGCTTCCGCACTCTGTGGGATGAGCTGGAgcagcgtcgtgctgcAGAGAAAGACAAGTTTCTTCGCGACAAGATTGCGCGGATGCAaacgctgctgcagcgacggAAAGAAGCAGGATcgctcgcgcaggagcccgtgcgcaatgcaaaCTTCGTCTCGGCTCCATCCAAAGACTCCGAGACCACATGCGTACAGACCGCATCGAGAGAGGCGCTCCTTGAAATGCACAACAAGCTTGTGTCCTCGGTCAAGTACCAGGACATGCTACAAGAGCGAAAGCGACTTCCGATCTATGCATCGCGTCAAACGATTCTGGATGTGATTGCAAATAATCAGGTGGTCGTGCTCAGTGGTGAAACAGGGTGTGGTAAATCTACTCAGCTTCCGGCCTACCTTTTGGAGAACGCTTTGGAACACGGCGAGCACTGCTCTATTTACGTCACGGAGCCGCGTCGTATCTCTGCCATCTCGCTCGCGGAGCGTGTGGCAGAAGAGATGGGGGAGAGCGGAAGCTCAGTCGGGAAAGCCAAGAGCTTGCTTGGGTACTCGATTCGCCTTGAGAATCGTGTTGGCCCCAACGCTCGACTGGTATACGCCACGACGGGTATTGTGCTTCGCATGCTGGAGTCCAACGCACTCAGTAATATAACACACGTTATTGTCGACGAGGTACACGAACGGTCGATCGAGTCCGACTTTTTACTGATTGTGCTCAAAacgctgcttgcacagcgccccAGCCTCAAAGTGATCCTCATGTCGGCCACGCTGGACGCGGAGCGAATCAGCGAGTACTTTGGCGGATGTCCTACCATTGCTGTGCCTGGACGCACCTTTGCCGTGGATGCGTACTACCTAgaagacgcgctggaaatgACCGACTATACGTTGGATCCTCACTCCCCCTACGTACGTCGAAATCTGGACCGCACCAACCGAGTCAAGGTCGTTGCTGCAGACTCTGATTCCGACGACGAAGACAAGAGAGGCACGAGTATTGCTGAAGGCGAAAAGAAGTACAGTGCCAAGACAGTGAAGACGCTGAGCATTTTGAACGAGTATGCGATCAACTATGAGCTTATTGCGCAGCTTATCAGCACGCTGAGCAGCAACCCTGCGTTTAAAGACAAGATGCGCGCCGTACTCGTTTTTCTTCCTGGCCTCGGTGAAATCCGGCAAATGGAAAAGGCGATCTGGGGATACCCGACACTTGGCAACGCAATTGATCTGCACATTCTCCATTCGAATGTACCGCCCGAGAAGCAGAGCCTGGCGTtcaaagcgccgccgcccggcACAAGGAAAATTGTGCTAGCAACCAACATTGCCGAAACGGGCATTACCATCCCCGACATCACCTGTGTCATTGACACGGGCAAGCACCGCCAAATGGAGTACGACGAGAAGCGCAAGATCAGCAAGCTCAAGGAAATGTTtattgcgcgcagcaatgcaAAACAACGCCGAGGGCGCGCAGGCCGTGTACAAGAGGGTATCTGCTTCCATCTTTTCACAAAGATGCGCAACGACGAGCTGTTTGACGCACAGCAGACGCCAGAGATGCTTCGCCTTTCCTTGCAGGAGCTTGCACTGATGCTTAAAGTAATGCAAGTCAAGGTTGGAAACAGCATTGAGGATGCGCTGTCGCAAGCGCTGGATCCGCCGCAGCCCATCAATGTCCAGCGTGCCATTTCTTCGCTTGTGCAAGTGCAGGCACTGACGCCGAACGAAGACATCACCCCGCTTGGCAGGATTCTGAGCCGCATGCCGCTCGACGTGCACCTCGGCAAGTTTTTGCTGGTCGCCGCGCACTTTCGATGCCTCGATCCAGCATTGTCGATTGCTGCGATGCTCAATAACCGGTCGCCATTCATGCGCCTGCCCAACGACAAGTTCAATCAGAGCAACACCATATTTCGTGTGGACGACAGCGACTTTCTCACCATGGCCAAGGTGTTTTCCATGTGGCGACaggcagtgcgccgcgatcaTGGCACTCGGTTCTGCAGCGCTTATCATGTATCGCAAGATATCATGTACCAAatcgaggagctgcgccaGCAGTACCTTGGCTACCTCGCTGACGCGGGATttgtccagctcgagcacggcgtTCGCCGCTCGCTGAGCAGAAAAAAAGGGAAGCACGGGGCGGTACAGATTGTGGACGTGCCGCTAACGTCGAACAAGTATGGAGAGTGCAGCCAGGCAATCACCCTTGCGCTCGTGATTACCTTGTACCCGAAGCTTGCCAGCACAGAGAATGCCCAGCAGCGGTTCCGTACGCTGTCAAACAACCAAGAGGTCTGGATCCACCCCTCTTCAGCCAACTTTGGGCGGAGCCCAAGTACCGTGCAGCACTTTATGCTATACAATAGTATCCTACACTCGACCAAACCTTATGCGTGGGAGACGGCGTTTATCCCAGATACGATGGTTCTGCTGGCGGTGGGCGATGCCGAATACAAGCATACAAGTCGCAGCATGTACTTGGACCATACCAAGATCCGCATTGCTACGCCCGATGCCCGCTCGCTCGTCACActgcgcatcctgcgcgGTCGACTGCAGCGTATCGTGACGGATAGCTACAGGAACCCAGGAAAGACATTTACTCCTGAAGAGAATTGGTTCTTTTGCCTCATTCTGCAGTTCCTCGGTGCATCGGAGGAGATGGCGCGAACGGGAAAGAATGAGCCGTGA
- a CDS encoding uncharacterized protein (EggNog:ENOG503P9XG; COG:K) — MHFDLGFADGFLSAMRELRGESSPILSSSPRTAEPQANLDLHTITSDAFVTAIRDRSLSGDVQDALLGLYDRMLCRLKMTCSMHFSVAQARWGSSHTLAQSLVQRLFVSQCAALARHISDTILSIIDARMDEFLVEAEFVRRTMVKPHSQRALSILEKAFTHAPNITQAEKYMLAKATGLQPRQVTIWFQNRRNRKTPRHRRRSPPRAYTTRSRAALRLTAPPHKNGWHAKKTETPSSPMDEESSYEETSSASPSPSPSPSPSPMRSMSHLPSPPAPPSPSTTHSQPASQPASPSASPSASLNASSVKSCFQSLSRSPTQSPVEGNHLSPKFKPMRLGAVPSAPDSEWHQPESPAFMPMFAENSPLASFSKYTIPSFLPKTDRPSFPLDSLLDVDSAKQSLVFSPLDPLPRLDFADLRLDMDALEHAFGMVKPGPAAPADKAPHAPTLTSPEVHTQVVPVISAEDLQAAELFVNQSLRVADELLLRASREGWSFQDLLMPLSGPRQQDMGYELLDSMAVSVEGVVHPHEWRAPNDSVRAYGPPPTAPIQGHFG; from the exons ATGCACTTTGACCTGGGCTTTGCGGATGGATTCTTGagtgcgatgcgcgagctgcgcggTGAATCCAGCCCCATCCTTTCCTCAAGCCCACGCACGGCAGAGCCCCAAGCAAATCTGGACTTGCACACCATCACGAGCGATGCTTTTGTGACAGCGATTCGCGATCGATCCTTGTCCGGGGATGTACAggacgcgctgcttggacTGTACGACAGAATGCTCTGCCGGCTAAAAATGACGTGTTCTATGCATTTCTCCGTcgcacaggcgcgctgGGGCTCTTCGCACACACTCGCACAGTCTTTGGTGCAGCGGCTCTTTGTttcgcagtgcgccgcattggcACGGCACATTAGCGATACCATTTTGAGCATTATTGATGCACGCATGGACGAGTTTTTAGTCGAGGCCGAGTTTGTGCGGCGGACCATGGTCAAGCCCCACAGCCAACGCGCACTTTCGATTTTGGAAAAGGCATTCACGCACGCGCCTAATATTACACAGGCAGAGAAGTACATGCTTGCCAAAGCGACGGGGCTGCAGCCGCGTCAAGTTACTATCTGG TTCCAAAATAGGCGGAACAGGAAAACACCGCGTCATCGGCgacgctcgccgccgcgagcCTATACTACAAGgtcacgcgccgcgctgcgtctgactgcgccgccgcacaagaACGGGTGGCATGCGAAGAAGACAGAGACGCCGTCGAGTCCCATGGACGAGGAGAGCTCGTACGAGGAGACTTCAAGCGCTTCGccatcgccgtcgccgtcgccgtcgccgtcgccaaTGCGCTCCATGTCGCACTTGCCGTCTCCGCCCGCACCGCCGTCTCCTTCGACGACTCACTCGCAGCCTGCGTCGCAGCCTGCGTCGCCGTCCGCGTCGCCGTCCGCGTCGCTGAATGCCTCGTCCGTAAAGTCGTGCTTCCAATCACTGTCCCGATCACCGACACAATCGCCCGTCGAAGGCAACCATCTCTCGCCGAAATTCAAGCCCATGCGGCTAGGCGCGGTGCCCAGTGCCCCGGACTCGGAGTGGCACCAGCCAGAGTCCCCAGCATTCATGCCTATGTTTGCCGAAAACTCTCCTCTTGCCTCTTTTTCCAAGTACACCATCCCTTCCTTTCTGCCCAAGACCGACCGGCCGTCGTTCCCCTTGGACAGTTTGCTGGATGTGGACAGTGCGAAACAGAGCCTCGTCTTTTCTCCGCTGGATCCATTACCGCGCCTCGACTTTGCCGATCTGCGCCTCGATATGGATGCACTGGAGCATGCATTTGGGATGGTCAAGCCAGGgcccgctgcgccggcagacaaggcgccgcatgcgccgaCGCTAACGTCGCCCGAAGTGCACACACAAGTCGTACCTGTCATTTCAGCTGAAGACTTGCAAGCGGCAGAACTGTTTGTAAATCAATCGCTGCGCGTAgcggacgagctgctcttGCGTGCCAGTCGCGAGGGGTGGTCGTTTCAGGATCTCTTGATGCCATTGTCGGGGCCGCGCCAGCAAGATATGGGCTATGAACTGCTAGATTCCATGGCCGTGTCGGTAGAAGGTGTCGTGCACCCACACGAATGGCGAGCGCCGAACGATTCTGTACGTGCGTATGGACCCCCACCGACTGCGCCCATACAAGGGCACTTTGGATGA